From the genome of Sander lucioperca isolate FBNREF2018 chromosome 1, SLUC_FBN_1.2, whole genome shotgun sequence, one region includes:
- the smad5 gene encoding mothers against decapentaplegic homolog 5 translates to MTSMSSLFSFTSPAVKRLLGWKQGDEEEKWAEKAVDALVKKLKKKKGAMEDLEKALSCPGQPSKCVTIPRSLDGRLQVSHRKGLPHVIYCRVWRWPDLQSHHELKPLEVCEYPFGSKQKEVCINPYHYKRVESPVLPPVLVPRHSEFNPQHSLLVQFRNLTHNEPHMPLNATFPESFQQPHSGGGSSSGGGGGGGGGSFPISPNSPYPPSPASSGTYPNSPASSGPSSPFQLPADTPPPAYMPPDEQLGQESQSMETSSSLVPPNMARGDVQPVEYEEPSHWCSIVYYELNNRVGEAYHASSTSVLVDGFTDPSNNKNRFCLGLLSNVNRNSTIENTRRHIGKGVHLYYVGGEVYAECLSDTSIFVQSRNCNYHHGFHPTTVCKIPSGCSLKIFNNQEFAQLLAQSVNHGFEAVYELTKMCTIRMSFVKGWGAEYHRQDVTSTPCWIEVHLHGPLQWLDKVLTQMGSPLNPISSVS, encoded by the exons ATGACCTCCATGTCCAGTCTCTTCTCCTTCACGAGCCCAGCAGTCAAACGCCTGCTCGGCTGGAAGCAGGGGGACGAGGAGGAGAAATGGGCAGAAAAGGCAGTGGATGCGCTCGTGAAAaagctgaagaagaagaaaggtgCCATGGAGGACCTGGAGAAAGCTCTGAGCTGCCCCGGGCAGCCTAGCAAGTGTGTAACCATTCCAAGATCACTGGATGGCCGGCTACAGGTTTCCCACAGGAAAGGTCTGCCTCATGTCATCTACTGCAGAGTGTGGCGCTGGCCAGACCTCCAGTCCCACCACGAGCTCAAGCCCCTGGAGGTGTGCGAGTACCCGTTTGGCTCCAAACAGAAGGAGGTCTGCATCAACCCATATCACTACAAGCGAGTGGAGAGTCCCG TGCTCCCTCCTGTCCTGGTACCTCGGCACAGCGAGTTCAACCCACAGCACAGCTTGCTGGTACAGTTCCGAAACCTCACCCACAATGAGCCGCACATGCCCCTGAACGCCACCTTTCCTGAGTCCTTTCAGCAGCCGCACAGCGGTGGCGGCAGCAGCAGTGGcggtggaggaggtggtggaggcGGTTCTTTTCCCATCTCTCCCAACTCTCCGTATCCCCCTTCTCCAGCCAGCAGTGGTACTTATCCAAACTCTCCTGCCAGCTCGGGGCCCTCCAGTCCATTCCAGCTCCCAG CTGACACCCCACCCCCAGCCTACATGCCCCCTGATGAGCAGCTGGGCCAGGAGAGCCAGTCCATGGAAACAAGCAGCAGCCTGGTGCCACCGAACATGGCCAGAGGAG ATGTGCAACCAGTGGAGTACGAGGAGCCAAGCCACTGGTGCTCTATTGTCTACTATGAACTTAACAATCGAGTAGGCGAGGCCTACCACGCCTCGTCAACCAGTGTGCTGGTGGATGGCTTCACTGACCCTTCAAACAACAAGAACCGCTTCTGCCTCGGACTGCTGTCCAACGTCAACCGCAACTCCACGATCGAGAACACCCGCAGACACATCGGCAAAG GAGTGCACCTGTACTATGTGGGAGGGGAGGTATACGCAGAGTGCCTCAGTGACACCAGCATTTTTGTCCAAAGCCGAAACTGTAATTACCACCACGGCTTCCACCCCACCACGGTCTGCAAGATCCCCAGTGGATGTAGCCTCAAGATTTTTAACAACCAGGAGTTTGCCCAGCTGCTGGCCCAGTCAGTCAACCATGGCTTTGAGGCCGTCTATGAGCTTACCAAGATGTGCACCATTAGGATGAGCTTTGTCAAG GGCTGGGGAGCCGAGTATCACCGACAGGACGTCACCAGCACCCCCTGCTGGATCGAGGTGCACCTGCATGGGCCCCTCCAGTGGCTGGACAAGGTGCTAACACAAATGGGTTCACCTCTCAACCCAATCTCCTCTGTGTCCTAA